One genomic region from Colletes latitarsis isolate SP2378_abdomen chromosome 10, iyColLati1, whole genome shotgun sequence encodes:
- the Ytr gene encoding U4/U6.U5 small nuclear ribonucleoprotein 27 kDa protein yantar — MGRSRTPSPARRRDRSRDRDRERERERDRRRRRSRERRRRSVERDRVKSRDRERDRDRDRERHRRSYSRSRSRDRDRPKPKAKPTTAERPIITEADLQGKTPEEQEMMRIMGFCGFDTTKGKKVEGNDVGAVHVILKRKYRQYMNRKGGFNRPLDFVA, encoded by the exons ATGGGTCGTAGTCGTACACCTTCACCGGCAAGGAGGAGAGATCGTTCTCGTGATCGTGATCGGGAACGAGAACGAGAGAGAGATCGAAGAAGAAGACGCTCTCGTGAAAGACGAAGAAG ATCCGTCGAGCGTGATCGAGTAAAGTCAAGGGATAGAGAAAGGGATCGTGATCGTGATCGAGAAAGACACAGACGTTCGTATAGCAGATCAAGATCAAGAGACCGAGATAGACCTAAACCGAAAGCAAAACCTACCACAGCAGAACGCCCTATAATTACAG AAGCTGATCTGCAAGGGAAGACACCCGAGGAACAAGAAATGATGAGAATaatgggtttttgtggttttgacACTACTAAGGGTAAGAAGGTCGAAGGGAATGATGTAGGTGCTGTGCATGTTATTCTGAAAAGAAAGTACAGACAGTATATGAATAGAAAAGGAGGATTCAACAGACCATTGGACTTTGTAGCATAA